Proteins encoded together in one Camelina sativa cultivar DH55 chromosome 9, Cs, whole genome shotgun sequence window:
- the LOC104713299 gene encoding protein NLP5-like — protein sequence MENNSLPLDPAMDSSFMDGLLLEGCWLETTDAASELFNFSPSTSVTPFDPSSFMWSPTQQDTAAAAISSSHSFSQTMYGQDCAERSSLEDQGRDLSSFNRRWWIGPSGHGSSVMERLVQAVAHIKDYTSERGSLIQLWVPVDRGGKRVLTTKEQPFSHDPMCQRLAHYREISVNYQFSTEQEDSGSNNSNDLVGLPGRVFLGKVPEWTPDVRFFKNEEYPRVQHAQDCDVRGTLAIPVFEQGSQNCLGVIEVVMTTQMVKLSPDLESICRALQAVDLRSTGVPIPPSLKEPDFSYQAALPEIRNLLRCACETHKLPLAQTWVSCLKQSKTGCRHNDENYIHCVSTIDDACYVGDPTVREFHEACSEHHLLKGQGVVGEAFLTNGPCFSSDVSSYKKSEYPLSHHATMFGLHGTVAIRLRCIHTGSADFVLEFFLPKSCRDIEEQRKMLNALSTIMAHVPRSLRTVTEKELEEEGNPMAREVIERGVTLPKIENTSEVQESNSNPQNAGLVFDGGTTEMGELGSDYGKGLSVNEKSTFSSATGGFSRITEKKRTKAEKNITLDVLRQYFAGSLKDAAKSIGVCPTTLKRICRQHGIQRWPSRKIKKVGHSLQKIQRVIDSVEGVSGHHLPIGSFYANFPNLASSPEASSLQQQQQQSKRTTFLFSSTSQPTKSPGSSCSYSSSCSSETQVNKEDPTDKTRQETMTLSRSFKERQTTTHLSPSSSSQEDDLLRIKVTYEEEKIRFRMRNSHRLNDLLWEIAKRFSIEDVSRYDLKYLDEDNEWVLLRCDDDVDECVDVCRSFPGQTIKLLLQLSSQYLSERSSASGCPS from the exons ATGGAAAACAATTCTCTTCCTTTGGATCCGGCTATGGATTCTTCATTCATGGACGGTTTACTACTAGAAGGTTGTTGGTTAGAGACAACAGATGCTGCTTCCGAGTTGTTTAATTTTAGTCCTTCAACCTCTGTTACCCCTTTTGATCCTTCTTCCTTCATGTGGTCTCCAACGCAACAAGACACAGCTGCTGCTGCTATCTCTTCATCTCATAGCTTCTCTCAGACGATGTACGGTCAAGATTGTGCTGAAAGATCGAGTCTTGAGGATCAAGGGAGAGATCTCTCTAGCTTTAACAGACGCTGGTGGATTGGACCAAGTGGTCATGGCTCTTCGGTTATGGAGAGATTGGTTCAAGCTGTGGCCCACATTAAAGATTACACAAGTGAGAGAGGCTCTCTTATTCAGTTGTGGGTGCCTGTTGATAGAGGTGGTAAGAGGGTTTTAACTACAAAGGAACAACCTTTTAGCCATGATCCAATGTGCCAAAGGCTTGCTCATTACAGAGAGATCTCTGTGAATTATCAGTTCTCTACTGAACAGGAGGATTCAGGTTCCAATAATTCCAACGACTTGGTTGGTTTGCCTGGGAGGGTTTTCTTGGGGAAGGTTCCTGAGTGGACTCCTGATGTGAGGTTTTTCAAGAACGAGGAGTATCCGAGAGTCCAACATGCTCAAGACTGCGATGTTCGAGGCACTTTAGCTATTCCTGTGTTTGAACAAGGTAGTCAGAATTGCTTAGGTGTTATTGAGGTTGTAATGACCACACAAATGGTTAAGTTGAGCCCTGACCTTGAAAGCATCTGCAGAGCACTTCag GCAGTTGATCTAAGGAGCACAGGAGTTCCGATACCGCCTTCTCTAAAG GAACCTGACTTCTCTTACCAAGCTGCATTACCTGAAATAAGAAACCTCTTGAGATGTGCTTGTGAGACGCATAAACTACCATTAGCTCAAACATGGGTCTCTTGTCTCAAACAAAGCAAAACCGGTTGCCGTCACAACGATGAGAACTATATTCATTGTGTATCCACAATCGATGATGCTTGCTATGTTGGTGATCCTACAGTCCGTGAATTCCATGAAGCTTGCTCTGAGCATCATCTCTTGAAAGGTCAAGGAGTTGTAGGAGAAGCGTTTTTGACCAATGGTCCTTGCTTTTCATCTGATGTCTCTAGCTATAAGAAATCTGAGTACCCTCTCTCTCACCACGCCACTATGTTTGGCTTACATGGTACAGTCGCTATACGCTTACGCTGCATCCACACAGGCTCAGCTGATTTCGTGTTGGAGTTCTTTTTGCCTAAAAGTTGCCGTGATATCGAGGAACAGAGGAAAATGTTGAATGCTCTTTCGACTATAATGGCGCACGTACCTAGAAGTTTAAGGACAGTCACGGAGAAggaactagaagaagaaggaaatccAATGGCGAGAGAGGTCATAGAGAGAGGAGTGACACTGCCAAAGATAGAGAATACGTCTGAAGTACAAGAGAGTAATAGTAACCCTCAAAATGCTGGATTAGTATTCGATGGAGGAACAACAGAGATGGGCGAGCTAGGCTCTGACTATGGCAAAGGTTTGAGTGTGAATGAGAAAAGCACTTTCTCTAGTGCTACTGGTGGTTTCAGTAGAATAACTGAGAAGAAACGAACAAAAGCCGAGAAAAACATAACTTTGGATGTTCTTCGCCAATATTTCGCAGGGAGTCTCAAAGATGCTGCCAAGAGTATTGGTG TTTGTCCAACGACACTGAAGAGAATATGCCGGCAGCATGGGATACAAAGATGGCCATCAAGAAAGATCAAGAAAGTTGGTCATTCACTACAAAAGATCCAACGGGTCATTGACTCGGTTGAAGGTGTTTCTGGTCATCATCTACCTATAGGCTCCTTCTATGCGAATTTCCCTAATCTAGCTTCTTCACCAGAAGCATCatcattacaacaacaacaacaacaatccaagAGGACGACATTCTTGTTTTCATCAACTTCACAGCCTACAAAATCCCCTGGTTCCTCGTGTAGTTACAGCTCGAGCTGCTCCAGTGAAACACAAGTTAATAAGGAAGATCCTACAGATAAGACTAGACAAGAGACAATGACTCTCTCAAGATCTTTTAAGGAAAGGCAGACCACCACACACTTATCaccctcatcatcatcacaggAGGATGATTTACTGAGGATAAAGGTAACCTATGAGGAGGAGAAGATCCGGTTTAGAATGCGAAACTCGCATAGGCTAAACGATCTATTGTGGGAAATAGCGAAACGGTTTAGTATAGAAGATGTGAGCAGATATGATTTGAAATACTTAGATGAAGACAATGAATGGGTTTTGTTGAGATGTGACGACGATGTAGATGAGTGTGTAGATGTTTGCAGATCATTCCCGGGACAAACAATTAAGCTTTTGCTTCAGCTCTCCTCTCAGTATCTTTCAGAACGTTCTTCTGCCAGTGGATGCCCTTCATGA